In Amia ocellicauda isolate fAmiCal2 chromosome 7, fAmiCal2.hap1, whole genome shotgun sequence, one genomic interval encodes:
- the ndufb11 gene encoding NADH dehydrogenase [ubiquinone] 1 beta subcomplex subunit 11, mitochondrial yields MAARLMRVWPAWARARLAQLSAARLVSQSRSPGAAGSATVSDLQPAGHGDRHGHAEVSPYEKNRDYHGFHEDPHVDEWNMKTVFFFGISVAIVLGGTFIHYLPDHGMRQWARQEAERVIKQREAQGLPLIEENYYDPSKIVLPPVSREE; encoded by the exons ATGGCCGCTCGGTTGATGCGGGTTTGGCCCGCTTGGGCTCGGGCTCGGCTCGCCCAGCTGTCCGCGGCTCGGCTGGTGTCGCAGAGCCGCTCTCCCGGCGCGGCGGGGTCGGCTACGGTGTCGGACCTGCAGCCGGCCGGACACGGGGACCGCCACGGACACGCAGAGGTCAGCCCGTACGAGAAG AACCGAGATTACCATGGCTTCCACGAGGACCCTCACGTTGACGAGTGGAATATGAAGACAGTGTTCTTCTTTGGCATCTCTGTGGCTATTGTGCTCGGGGGCACCTTTATTCACTACCTCCCTGACCATGG gatgaGGCAGTGGGCTCGGCAGGAGGCAGAGCGGGTGATCAAGCAAAGAGAGGCACAAGGGCTCCCCCTCATAGAGGAGAACTACTATGACCCCAGCAAGATCGTACTGCCCCCTGTGAGCAGGGAGGAGTGA
- the LOC136753682 gene encoding butyrophilin subfamily 1 member A1 isoform X1, giving the protein MPCSREQDCTVLVALMQLWVVMAESFTVSVPVAPLVARLGDDLTVPCHISPEDSAVAMEVRWSREGHTHPVLLYRHQQETQGQDFVGRLALSRAGLEKGNVSLVIREFRLRDEGRYICFVDSGLQYHRAAVEVKVSMTGSAPLVSLDGHQSGGIALSCDSQGWYPKPEVQWIDQAGSPFTVSSRSQFTQTPNGLYSVRSQILLSGQEQGAVSCVVRHGRDGTQVQSRVYISEGFFKPAQPWIISTVCFVLFSVVCLIFIIYVFKMREGRRKLHQLYYTDKSDIYKANITMDPETSHSKLKVSEDGKCVQFNKDQKGVPDNPKRYKYWPGVLGCEAFSSGKHYWEVKVDGLDHWDLGVAKESVSREQFGDIQPSDGYWSIWFVYNEYRALDKKRTIIKPKQTVQTVGIYLDYDRGRLSFYDVEEQLHLYTFHNKFTEKLYPVFNPWESTNPLVLI; this is encoded by the exons ATGCCGTGCAGCCGGGAGCAGGACTGCACTGTGCTTGTGGCTCTGATGCAGCTGTGGGTGGTGATGGCAG AATCTTTCACAGTGTCAGTTCCCGTCGCTCCCCTGGTGGCTCGGCTGGGAGATGACCTCACGGTGCCCTGTCACATCTCCCCTGAGGACAGCGCTGTGGCCATGGAGGTGCGCTGGAGCCGAGAGGGGCACACACATCCTGTGCTTCTGTACAGACATCAGCAGGAAACTCAGGGCCAGGATTTTGTAGGCCGGCTGGCACTGAGCAGAGCAGGACTGGAGAAGGGCAACGTGTCTCTGGTGATCCGGGAGTTTAGATTGAGGGATGAAGGGCGGTACATCTGCTTTGTGGATTCCGGCTTGCAGTATCACAGAGCAGCGGTGGAAGTGAAAGTCTCCA TGACTGGCAGTGCCCCCCTGGTCTCTCTAGATGGGCACCAGAGTGGAGGCATCGCCTTGTCCTGCGACTCTCAGGGCTGGTACCCCAAACCAGAGGTCCAGTGGATAGACCAAGCAGGCAGCCCTTTCACAGTCTCCAGCAGATCCCAGTTCACTCAAACCCCAAACGGGCTGTACTCTGTCAGAAGTCAAATTCTGCTGTCTGGGCAAGAGCAGGGAGCAGTGTCCTGTGTTGTGAGACACGGGCGAGATGGGACACAGGTCCAGTCCAGAGTCTACATCAGCG agggATTCTTCAAGCCAGCCCAACCCTGGATCATCTCtactgtgtgttttgttctgttcaGTGTAGTTTGTCTAATCTTTATCATATATGTCTTCAAGATGAGAGAAG gcAGACGAAAGCTACATCAATTATATT ACACGGACAAAAGTGATATTTACAAAG ccAACATTACAATGGATCCTGAAACCAGCCACTCAAAACTGAAAGTCTCTGAAGATGGAAAATGTGTGCAATTCAACAAGGACCAAAAAGGTGTCCCAGACAACccaaagagatacaaatacTGGCCGGGTGTTCTGGGATGTGAGGCATTCTCCAGTGGGAAGCATTACTGGGAGGTGAAGGTTGATGGTTTGGACCACTGGGATCTCGGGGTGGCCAAGGAGTCGGTGTCCAGAGAGCAGTTCGGTGACATTCAGCCCAGTGACGGCTACTGGAGCATCTGGTTTGTCTACAATGAGTACCGAGCTCTGGACAAGAAGAGGACAATAATAAAACCCAAACAGACAGTTCAGACAGTGGGCATCTATTTAGATTATGATAGAGGAAGACTTTCTTTCTATGATGTAGAAGAGCAGCTTCACCTGTACACTTTCCACAACAAGTTCACTGAGAAACTGTATCCTGTCTTCAACCCGTGGGAAAGCACCAACCCACTGGTTTTGATATAA
- the LOC136753682 gene encoding butyrophilin subfamily 1 member A1 isoform X2: protein MEVRWSREGHTHPVLLYRHQQETQGQDFVGRLALSRAGLEKGNVSLVIREFRLRDEGRYICFVDSGLQYHRAAVEVKVSMTGSAPLVSLDGHQSGGIALSCDSQGWYPKPEVQWIDQAGSPFTVSSRSQFTQTPNGLYSVRSQILLSGQEQGAVSCVVRHGRDGTQVQSRVYISEGFFKPAQPWIISTVCFVLFSVVCLIFIIYVFKMREGRRKLHQLYYTDKSDIYKANITMDPETSHSKLKVSEDGKCVQFNKDQKGVPDNPKRYKYWPGVLGCEAFSSGKHYWEVKVDGLDHWDLGVAKESVSREQFGDIQPSDGYWSIWFVYNEYRALDKKRTIIKPKQTVQTVGIYLDYDRGRLSFYDVEEQLHLYTFHNKFTEKLYPVFNPWESTNPLVLI, encoded by the exons ATGGAGGTGCGCTGGAGCCGAGAGGGGCACACACATCCTGTGCTTCTGTACAGACATCAGCAGGAAACTCAGGGCCAGGATTTTGTAGGCCGGCTGGCACTGAGCAGAGCAGGACTGGAGAAGGGCAACGTGTCTCTGGTGATCCGGGAGTTTAGATTGAGGGATGAAGGGCGGTACATCTGCTTTGTGGATTCCGGCTTGCAGTATCACAGAGCAGCGGTGGAAGTGAAAGTCTCCA TGACTGGCAGTGCCCCCCTGGTCTCTCTAGATGGGCACCAGAGTGGAGGCATCGCCTTGTCCTGCGACTCTCAGGGCTGGTACCCCAAACCAGAGGTCCAGTGGATAGACCAAGCAGGCAGCCCTTTCACAGTCTCCAGCAGATCCCAGTTCACTCAAACCCCAAACGGGCTGTACTCTGTCAGAAGTCAAATTCTGCTGTCTGGGCAAGAGCAGGGAGCAGTGTCCTGTGTTGTGAGACACGGGCGAGATGGGACACAGGTCCAGTCCAGAGTCTACATCAGCG agggATTCTTCAAGCCAGCCCAACCCTGGATCATCTCtactgtgtgttttgttctgttcaGTGTAGTTTGTCTAATCTTTATCATATATGTCTTCAAGATGAGAGAAG gcAGACGAAAGCTACATCAATTATATT ACACGGACAAAAGTGATATTTACAAAG ccAACATTACAATGGATCCTGAAACCAGCCACTCAAAACTGAAAGTCTCTGAAGATGGAAAATGTGTGCAATTCAACAAGGACCAAAAAGGTGTCCCAGACAACccaaagagatacaaatacTGGCCGGGTGTTCTGGGATGTGAGGCATTCTCCAGTGGGAAGCATTACTGGGAGGTGAAGGTTGATGGTTTGGACCACTGGGATCTCGGGGTGGCCAAGGAGTCGGTGTCCAGAGAGCAGTTCGGTGACATTCAGCCCAGTGACGGCTACTGGAGCATCTGGTTTGTCTACAATGAGTACCGAGCTCTGGACAAGAAGAGGACAATAATAAAACCCAAACAGACAGTTCAGACAGTGGGCATCTATTTAGATTATGATAGAGGAAGACTTTCTTTCTATGATGTAGAAGAGCAGCTTCACCTGTACACTTTCCACAACAAGTTCACTGAGAAACTGTATCCTGTCTTCAACCCGTGGGAAAGCACCAACCCACTGGTTTTGATATAA
- the LOC136753683 gene encoding butyrophilin subfamily 1 member A1, with protein MLCSREKDYAVLVSLMQLWVVMAESFTVSVPVAPLVARLGDDLTVPCHISPEVSAVAMEVRWSRDGHTHPVLLYRHQQETQGQDFVGRLALSRAGLEKGNVSLVIREFRLRDEGRYICFVDSGLQYHRAAVEVKVSMTGSAPLVSLDGHQNGGIALSCNSQGWYPQPEVQWIDQAGSPFTVSSRSQFTQTPNGLYSVRSQILLSGQEQGAVSCVVRHGRDGTQVQSRVYISEGFFKSVQPWIIYTVSIVFIVLNVSFVITMIYLYKKKKDRRKLRKLYNTDRTDIYKDITMDPETSHPKLKVSEDGKSVRFDKQLQGVPDNPKRYKYWPGVLGCEAFSSGKHYWEVKVDGLDHWDLGVAKESVSREQVGDIQPSDGYWSIWFVYNEYRALDKKRTIIKPKQTVQTVGIYLDYDRGRLSFYDVEEQLHLYTFHSKFTEKLYPVFNPWESTNPLVLI; from the exons ATGCTGTGCAGCCGGGAAAAGGACTACGCTGTGCTTGTGTCTCTGATGCAGCTGTGGGTGGTGATGGCAG AATCTTTCACAGTGTCAGTTCCCGTCGCTCCCCTGGTGGCTCGGCTGGGAGATGACCTCACGGTGCCCTGTCACATCTCCCCTGAGGTCAGCGCTGTGGCCATGGAGGTGCGCTGGAGCCGAGATGGGCACACACATCCTGTGCTTCTGTACAGACATCAGCAGGAAACTCAGGGCCAGGATTTTGTAGGCCGGCTGGCACTGAGCAGAGCAGGACTGGAGAAGGGCAACGTGTCTCTGGTGATCCGGGAGTTTCGATTGAGGGATGAAGGACGGTACATCTGCTTTGTGGATTCCGGCTTGCAGTATCACAGAGCAGCGGTGGAAGTGAAAGTCTCCA TGACTGGCAGTGCCCCCCTGGTCTCTCTGGATGGGCACCAGAATGGAGGCATCGCCTTGTCCTGCAACTCTCAGGGCTGGTACCCCCAACCAGAGGTCCAGTGGATAGACCAAGCAGGCAGCCCTTTCACAGTCTCCAGCAGATCCCAGTTCACTCAAACCCCAAACGGGCTGTACTCTGTCAGAAGTCAAATTCTGCTGTCTGGGCAAGAGCAGGGAGCAGTGTCCTGTGTTGTGAGACACGGGCGAGACGGGACACAGGTCCAGTCCAGAGTCTACATCAGCG AGGGATTCTTCAAGTCAGTCCAACCCTGGATAATTTATACAGTTTCTATAGTTTTTATTGTGTTAAATGTCAGTTTTGTAATCACTATGATATATCTctacaagaagaaaaaag ACAGAAGAAAGCTACGTAAATTATATA ACACGGACAGAACTGATATTTACAAAG ATATTACAATGGATCCAGAAACCAGCCACCCAAAACTGAAAGTCTCTGAAGATGGTAAATCTGTACGGTTCGACAAGCAGCTCCAAGGTGTCCCAGACAACccaaagagatacaaatacTGGCCGGGTGTTCTGGGATGTGAGGCATTCTCCAGTGGGAAGCATTACTGGGAGGTGAAGGTTGATGGTTTGGACCACTGGGATCTCGGGGTGGCCAAGGAGTCGGTGTCCAGAGAGCAGGTCGGTGACATTCAGCCCAGTGACGGCTACTGGAGCATCTGGTTTGTCTACAATGAGTACCGAGCTCTGGACAAGAAGAGGACAATAATAAAACCCAAACAGACAGTTCAGACAGTGGGCATCTATTTAGATTATGATAGAGGAAGACTTTCTTTCTATGATGTAGAAGAGCAGCTTCACCTGTACACTTTCCACAGCAAGTTCACTGAGAAACTGTATCCTGTCTTCAACCCGTGGGAAAGCACCAACCCACTGGTTTTGATATAA